A single genomic interval of Streptomyces sp. BA2 harbors:
- a CDS encoding MCE family protein: protein MRTPISPASRGARLRLYGVVFITVIALLLALSVAVYQQVFTSVVRITLQADTLGNQLEPRADVKLRGLLVGEVREVRADGEKATLGIALKPEHIARIPSDVHARLLPKTLFGEKYVELVEPREPADRHIRAGDVITQDRTTVGIEVQQLMNDLLPLLRTVRPADLNATLSAFATALDGRGDRIGANLTRVERYLRRLNPHLPSLKEDITRFADVAEVYADAAPDLLKILRNSVTTSRTLVEKQGQLAAALTATATAAGTGEEFLDDNGERLITLGRVSRPTLALFARYAPQYPCLLEGLVRQDKASEETYRGGKMRITLEFVHPQPAYEPGEEPRYADRSGPNCRGLPHPRVPAGDDQLNDGTKPNKVGGPSGTPKMSSTAAEQRAVGSLVAPVLGVSADQVPPVATLLFGPMARGTAVSVA from the coding sequence ATGAGGACTCCGATCTCTCCCGCTTCGCGCGGCGCCAGGCTGCGGCTGTACGGCGTCGTGTTCATCACGGTCATCGCGCTGCTGCTCGCCCTCTCCGTCGCCGTGTACCAGCAGGTGTTCACCTCCGTCGTACGGATCACGCTGCAGGCCGACACCCTGGGCAACCAGCTGGAACCGCGGGCCGACGTCAAGCTGCGCGGCCTCCTGGTCGGCGAGGTCCGCGAGGTGCGGGCCGACGGCGAGAAGGCGACCCTCGGCATCGCACTCAAGCCGGAGCACATCGCCCGGATCCCGTCCGATGTCCACGCACGGCTGCTGCCCAAGACGCTGTTCGGCGAGAAGTACGTCGAGCTGGTGGAGCCCCGTGAGCCCGCGGACCGGCACATCCGCGCGGGTGACGTCATCACCCAGGACCGCACCACGGTCGGCATCGAGGTGCAGCAGCTGATGAACGATCTGCTGCCGCTCCTGCGCACCGTGCGGCCCGCCGATCTCAACGCGACGCTCTCCGCGTTCGCCACCGCGCTCGACGGACGCGGCGACCGGATCGGCGCCAACCTCACCCGCGTCGAGCGCTATCTGCGCCGCCTCAACCCGCATCTGCCGTCCCTGAAGGAGGACATCACGCGCTTCGCCGACGTCGCCGAGGTGTACGCCGACGCGGCGCCCGACCTGCTGAAGATCCTGCGGAACTCCGTCACCACCAGCCGCACCCTCGTGGAGAAGCAGGGCCAACTGGCCGCCGCCCTCACCGCGACCGCCACCGCGGCCGGCACCGGCGAGGAGTTCCTCGACGACAACGGCGAGCGCCTGATCACCCTCGGCCGGGTCTCCCGCCCGACGCTTGCGCTGTTCGCCCGCTATGCGCCCCAGTACCCCTGCCTCCTTGAGGGTCTGGTGCGGCAGGACAAGGCATCCGAAGAGACCTATCGAGGCGGAAAGATGCGTATCACCCTCGAATTCGTCCACCCGCAGCCCGCATACGAGCCCGGCGAGGAACCGCGGTACGCGGACCGCTCGGGCCCCAACTGCCGCGGGTTGCCCCACCCCCGGGTGCCCGCGGGGGACGACCAGCTCAACGACGGTACGAAGCCCAACAAGGTCGGTGGTCCTTCCGGCACTCCCAAGATGTCCTCGACCGCGGCCGAACAGCGGGCCGTCGGCTCCCTCGTGGCCCCGGTCCTCGGGGTGTCGGCGGACCAGGTGCCCCCGGTCGCGACGCTCCTCTTCGGCCCGATGGCGCGCGGAACGGCGGTGAGCGTCGCATGA
- a CDS encoding MlaE family ABC transporter permease: MRLLDRPLRSLEELGSQLAFYGRSLAWTGRTLRRYKKEILRLLAEVSFGRGALAVIGGTVGVIAFLSFFTGTEVGLQGYAALNQLGTSNFVAFLSAYFNTREIAPLVAGLALSATVGAGFTAQLGAMRISEETDALEVMGVPSLPFLVTTRMIAGFVAVIPLYVVGLLSSYFAARTITTGYYGQSAGTYDHYFQQYLPPVDVLWSFGKVIVFAVVIILVHCYYGYYASGGPAGVGVAVGRAVRTSIVAINVLDFFLSLAIWGAVTTVRIAG; this comes from the coding sequence ATGCGACTTCTCGACCGCCCGCTCCGCTCGCTCGAAGAGCTGGGCAGCCAACTGGCCTTCTACGGCCGCTCCCTGGCCTGGACCGGCCGCACCCTGCGCCGCTACAAGAAGGAGATCCTGCGCCTGCTCGCCGAGGTGAGCTTCGGCCGAGGCGCCCTCGCCGTCATCGGCGGCACGGTCGGCGTGATCGCCTTCCTGTCCTTCTTCACCGGCACCGAGGTCGGCCTTCAGGGCTACGCCGCCCTCAACCAGCTGGGCACCTCCAACTTCGTGGCGTTCCTCTCGGCGTACTTCAACACCCGGGAGATCGCCCCCCTGGTGGCGGGCCTCGCCCTGTCCGCGACGGTCGGGGCCGGGTTCACCGCACAGCTGGGCGCGATGCGGATCAGCGAGGAGACCGACGCGCTCGAAGTGATGGGCGTGCCCTCGCTGCCGTTCCTGGTGACCACCCGGATGATCGCGGGTTTCGTCGCGGTGATCCCGCTGTATGTGGTCGGCCTGCTGTCCTCGTACTTCGCCGCGCGCACCATCACCACCGGCTACTACGGGCAGTCCGCGGGCACCTACGACCACTACTTCCAGCAGTACCTGCCGCCGGTGGACGTGCTCTGGTCCTTCGGCAAGGTGATCGTCTTCGCCGTCGTGATCATCCTGGTGCACTGCTACTACGGCTACTACGCGAGCGGCGGTCCCGCCGGGGTCGGCGTCGCGGTCGGCCGTGCCGTGCGCACCTCCATCGTCGCCATCAACGTCCTGGACTTCTTCCTCAGCCTCGCGATCTGGGGCGCCGTCACGACCGTACGAATAGCGGGGTAG
- a CDS encoding RNA polymerase sigma factor encodes MATDMHPAHSGGAADKADLDRWQRAWSHREDLLRVARRRSMSDEDAEDAVHEAMLRAAEHPQLDDERLGAWLTTVTIRLCVDRYRQVSREAEVRRSPKLVAPGQLPVDDAVCDRAEARWLAARSGELPARQAEAIWLKSEDLDVGQVAKKMGLSYRTAESLLARARRTLRTALAATLGLALWLCGRGPRPGGSVQVAGVAVTAATLAVAGFVLPGVLDGDRPGPARPAPSVSSVSSVSDGADDARAPERGATPSDSSRQAPSTTNPGTAPADGSLPVLPSLPDVPLPALETLPAVPSPDVPEIPVEPPEVSVPPAPSASATAPKQPVDGLTQVP; translated from the coding sequence ATGGCGACGGACATGCACCCTGCGCATTCAGGCGGGGCGGCCGACAAGGCGGACCTCGACCGGTGGCAGCGCGCGTGGAGTCACCGCGAGGACTTGCTGCGGGTGGCGCGCCGCAGATCCATGAGCGACGAGGACGCCGAGGACGCCGTACACGAGGCGATGCTGCGCGCCGCCGAGCATCCGCAGCTCGACGACGAGCGGCTCGGCGCCTGGCTGACCACGGTGACCATCCGGCTGTGTGTCGACCGGTACCGGCAGGTCAGCCGCGAGGCCGAGGTGCGCCGCAGCCCCAAACTGGTCGCGCCGGGCCAGCTGCCCGTCGACGACGCGGTGTGCGACCGGGCGGAGGCTCGGTGGCTGGCCGCGCGGAGCGGGGAGCTGCCCGCGCGGCAGGCGGAGGCGATCTGGCTCAAGTCCGAGGACCTGGACGTCGGTCAGGTCGCCAAGAAGATGGGCCTGAGCTACCGGACGGCCGAGTCGCTGCTCGCCAGAGCCCGGCGCACGCTGCGCACGGCGCTTGCCGCCACCCTTGGTCTCGCCCTGTGGCTGTGCGGGCGCGGGCCGCGTCCGGGCGGGAGCGTGCAGGTGGCGGGCGTGGCCGTGACGGCGGCGACCCTTGCCGTGGCGGGGTTCGTCCTGCCGGGCGTCCTCGACGGGGACCGGCCCGGACCGGCGCGGCCCGCCCCTTCCGTCTCCTCCGTGTCCTCCGTCTCCGATGGGGCCGATGACGCACGGGCTCCGGAGCGCGGGGCGACGCCCTCGGACAGCTCCCGCCAGGCCCCGTCGACGACCAACCCCGGCACGGCGCCGGCCGACGGCTCGCTTCCCGTACTGCCTTCCCTGCCCGATGTGCCGCTCCCGGCCCTGGAAACACTGCCCGCGGTGCCTTCCCCCGACGTCCCCGAGATACCGGTCGAGCCGCCGGAGGTGTCCGTACCCCCGGCCCCATCCGCCTCCGCGACGGCCCCGAAGCAGCCCGTCGACGGCCTCACACAGGTCCCGTAG
- a CDS encoding ABC transporter ATP-binding protein has protein sequence MGVEICVEGLTKSFGDQVIWQNVSLTLPAGEVSVMLGPSGTGKSVFLKSLVGLLKPERGSIRIAGTDITKLREHDLYEVRKLFGVLFQDGALFGSMNLYDNIAFPLREHTRKQESAIRKIVLEKMDMVGLIGAEDKLPGEISGGMRKRAGLARALVLDPEIILFDEPDSGLDPVRVAYLNQLIVDLNAQIDATFLIVTHDIASARQVPDNIGLLFRRELVMFGPRKQLLTSDEPVVRQFLNGRMQGPIGMAEEKDAATMAREAVHFGNGGAADSVGVAEMTPRLLPGPGIDRPPRWQAIAEQEEAREPQETHEAQEVSGA, from the coding sequence ATGGGTGTCGAGATCTGCGTGGAAGGGCTGACCAAGTCCTTCGGCGACCAGGTCATCTGGCAGAACGTCTCGCTGACACTGCCCGCCGGAGAGGTCTCGGTCATGCTGGGCCCCTCGGGCACCGGCAAGTCGGTCTTCCTCAAGAGTCTCGTCGGACTGCTCAAGCCGGAGCGCGGGTCGATCCGGATCGCGGGCACGGACATCACCAAGCTGCGCGAGCACGACCTGTACGAGGTACGGAAGCTGTTCGGTGTGCTGTTCCAGGACGGCGCCCTGTTCGGGTCGATGAACCTCTACGACAACATCGCCTTCCCGCTGCGCGAGCACACCCGTAAGCAGGAGAGCGCGATCAGGAAGATCGTGCTCGAGAAGATGGACATGGTCGGCCTGATCGGCGCCGAGGACAAGCTGCCCGGCGAGATATCCGGCGGGATGCGCAAACGGGCCGGTCTGGCGCGGGCCCTGGTGCTCGATCCGGAGATCATTCTCTTCGACGAGCCCGACTCGGGCCTCGATCCGGTCCGTGTGGCCTACCTCAACCAGCTGATCGTCGACCTCAACGCGCAGATCGACGCGACCTTCCTGATCGTCACGCACGACATCGCGTCGGCCCGCCAGGTCCCCGACAACATCGGGCTGCTCTTCCGCCGTGAACTGGTGATGTTCGGCCCCCGCAAGCAGCTCCTCACCAGCGACGAGCCAGTCGTACGGCAGTTCCTGAACGGCCGGATGCAGGGGCCGATCGGCATGGCCGAGGAGAAGGACGCCGCCACGATGGCGCGCGAGGCGGTGCACTTCGGCAACGGCGGCGCGGCCGACAGCGTGGGTGTCGCCGAGATGACCCCGCGGCTCCTTCCGGGGCCCGGCATCGACCGCCCGCCCCGCTGGCAGGCAATCGCCGAGCAGGAGGAGGCGCGAGAGCCGCAAGAGACCCATGAGGCTCAAGAGGTGAGCGGCGCATGA
- a CDS encoding MlaE family ABC transporter permease: MSLSPKGALRHSGSLFAMGLDVLRTLPRRPFQVREFIQQSWFIASVTILPTALVSIPFGAVIALQIGSLTRQLGAQSFSGAASVLAVLREASPIVTALLIAGAGGTAICADLGARKIREEIDAMQVLGIDPIHRLVVPRVLASMVVAVLLNGLVSVVGVAGGYFFNVVLQNGTPGAYLASFTTLAQLSDLWAAELKALVFGAIAAIVASYKGLTAKGGPKGVGDAVNQAVVITFMLLFVTNFVMTAVYFQIVPQRG, encoded by the coding sequence ATGAGTCTTTCACCCAAGGGGGCGCTGCGGCACTCGGGCAGTCTCTTCGCGATGGGCCTGGACGTGCTGCGGACGCTGCCGCGACGCCCGTTCCAGGTGCGGGAGTTCATCCAGCAGTCCTGGTTCATCGCGAGCGTCACGATCCTGCCCACCGCGCTCGTCTCCATCCCGTTCGGTGCGGTGATCGCGCTGCAGATCGGCAGCCTGACCCGGCAGCTGGGCGCGCAGTCGTTCTCCGGCGCCGCCTCGGTGCTCGCGGTGCTCAGGGAAGCCTCGCCGATCGTCACCGCGCTGCTCATCGCGGGGGCGGGCGGCACCGCGATCTGCGCGGATCTCGGGGCGCGCAAGATCCGCGAGGAGATCGACGCGATGCAGGTCCTCGGCATCGACCCGATCCACCGCCTCGTCGTGCCCAGGGTCCTCGCGTCGATGGTCGTCGCGGTGCTGCTCAACGGCCTGGTCTCGGTGGTCGGGGTGGCCGGCGGCTACTTCTTCAACGTGGTCCTGCAGAACGGCACTCCGGGCGCCTACCTGGCCTCGTTCACCACCCTCGCCCAGCTGTCCGACCTCTGGGCGGCGGAGCTCAAGGCCCTGGTCTTCGGCGCCATCGCCGCGATCGTCGCCTCGTACAAGGGGCTCACCGCCAAGGGCGGTCCCAAGGGCGTCGGTGACGCGGTGAACCAGGCCGTGGTCATCACCTTCATGTTGCTGTTCGTGACGAACTTCGTGATGACCGCCGTGTACTTCCAAATCGTCCCGCAGAGAGGGTAG